In one Halorubrum sp. CBA1229 genomic region, the following are encoded:
- a CDS encoding carboxypeptidase regulatory-like domain-containing protein translates to MNFTRAALVGVAVLFVATVAIGGAAGQGADPVTLTVAVVDQDGDAVGGVTVEATWETDSGEAGTASGTTASNGKVFLDVPEGSSVELDVDDDTYVRNRPLEVDNATARDVELGVTRSGTATVTVLDGENRSQAGASVVVREDGRTVDRGETGSDGTYETARLERGAYNVTVVKPGYYETEREVTVSLNTEETVRIERGTVTLDVRTFDDHFDPPRRIDDGSVRLVSSVYDAEVTVTEGTASLNVPVNTAYTVEIVKDGYDASSERIRVRESPATVNATAQRTPTLSVTPANDRVLVGETTRVTVRNAYGEPAAGAAVEVDGEDVGETDARGEVDVEISSAGDRTIVARDGDVESDPVTVEGVDTASEADPGANGSNATGDDGSGDTDDGAPGFGVVAAVLAVLAAAAAAGRYRGR, encoded by the coding sequence ATGAATTTCACACGCGCGGCGCTCGTCGGGGTGGCTGTACTGTTCGTCGCGACCGTCGCGATCGGCGGCGCGGCCGGTCAGGGCGCCGACCCGGTGACCCTCACCGTCGCCGTCGTCGACCAAGATGGCGACGCCGTCGGCGGCGTGACCGTCGAGGCGACGTGGGAGACCGACTCGGGCGAGGCGGGGACCGCGTCGGGAACGACGGCGAGCAACGGGAAGGTGTTCCTCGACGTCCCCGAGGGGTCGAGCGTCGAGCTGGACGTCGACGACGACACCTACGTCCGGAACCGGCCGCTCGAGGTCGATAACGCGACCGCGAGGGACGTGGAGCTCGGCGTCACTCGGAGCGGGACCGCGACGGTGACGGTCCTCGACGGCGAGAACCGGTCGCAGGCCGGCGCGAGCGTGGTCGTCCGCGAGGACGGGCGAACGGTCGACCGCGGGGAGACCGGCTCGGACGGGACCTACGAGACGGCCCGCCTCGAGCGCGGCGCGTACAACGTCACGGTCGTGAAGCCAGGCTACTACGAGACGGAGCGCGAGGTGACGGTGTCGCTGAACACGGAGGAGACCGTCAGGATCGAGCGGGGCACCGTGACGCTCGACGTCCGCACCTTCGACGACCACTTCGACCCGCCCCGGCGGATCGATGACGGATCGGTTCGGCTGGTCTCGTCGGTCTACGACGCCGAGGTGACGGTGACGGAGGGGACGGCCTCGCTCAACGTACCCGTGAACACCGCCTACACGGTCGAGATCGTCAAAGACGGGTACGACGCCTCGTCCGAGCGGATCAGGGTGCGGGAGTCCCCGGCGACCGTGAACGCCACGGCCCAGCGGACCCCCACGCTGTCCGTCACGCCGGCGAACGACCGCGTCCTCGTCGGGGAGACGACTCGCGTGACGGTGCGGAACGCGTACGGCGAGCCGGCGGCCGGCGCCGCGGTCGAGGTCGACGGCGAGGACGTCGGCGAGACGGACGCCCGGGGCGAGGTCGACGTGGAGATCTCGTCCGCCGGCGACCGAACGATCGTCGCGCGGGACGGCGACGTCGAGTCCGACCCGGTGACCGTCGAGGGCGTCGACACCGCGTCCGAGGCCGATCCGGGCGCGAACGGGTCGAACGCTACCGGCGACGACGGTTCCGGGGACACCGACGACGGCGCTCCCGGCTTCGGCGTCGTCGCCGCGGTCCTCGCGGTCCTCGCGGCGGCCGCCGCCGCGGGTCGGTATCGCGGTCGCTGA
- a CDS encoding iron-containing alcohol dehydrogenase family protein encodes MLPIADAFEHGYRGCEILYGRGRASELSAVLADRGLGDALVVCGSNVGANDDLMDPIREGLGDRLAGVFDGTTPDKRVETAYDLLDKRAEVGADALVAVGGGSSLDVARQAAMLDVDGRDLTELRDDAAEGPDALGSLAPGSDPSLPVVVIPTTFAGADLSTGGSLEVLPADESPTGQPLTVSGDGPMPVVDLADPALFETTPESVLAGSAMNGFDKGIETPYASDATPVSDASAVHGLRLLADALPRVAGDRPGSEAATDRAVVGALLVQLDRKISVIHAFGHGFARRYDVQQGDVHAVVAPHVLAYLFDEVDASRRALAAGLGVDVDGRDDDAIAEDVVDAVAAVRDDLPVPSRLRDVPATEEGDLPAIAEYVVDDWCMDRAPEGLDTTPEAIEGVLRAAW; translated from the coding sequence ATGCTACCGATCGCGGACGCCTTCGAGCACGGCTACCGGGGCTGCGAGATCCTGTACGGACGCGGTCGCGCGAGCGAGCTGAGCGCGGTCCTCGCCGACCGGGGACTCGGCGACGCGCTCGTCGTCTGCGGCTCCAACGTCGGCGCCAACGACGACCTGATGGACCCGATCCGCGAGGGGCTCGGCGACCGGCTCGCCGGCGTCTTCGACGGCACGACCCCCGACAAGCGCGTCGAAACGGCGTACGACCTCCTGGATAAGCGCGCCGAGGTCGGCGCGGACGCCCTCGTCGCGGTCGGCGGCGGCAGCAGCCTCGACGTCGCCCGACAGGCGGCGATGCTCGACGTCGACGGCCGCGACCTGACCGAGCTCCGCGACGACGCGGCCGAGGGCCCCGACGCGCTCGGGTCGCTCGCGCCCGGGAGCGACCCCTCGCTGCCGGTCGTCGTGATCCCGACGACGTTCGCCGGCGCGGACCTGTCGACGGGCGGCTCGTTAGAGGTGCTGCCGGCCGACGAGTCGCCCACGGGCCAGCCGCTGACCGTCAGCGGCGACGGGCCGATGCCGGTCGTCGATCTCGCCGACCCGGCGCTGTTCGAGACGACCCCGGAGTCGGTGCTCGCGGGGTCGGCGATGAACGGCTTCGACAAGGGGATCGAGACGCCGTACGCGAGCGACGCCACTCCCGTCAGCGACGCGAGCGCGGTCCACGGGCTGCGGCTCCTCGCGGACGCGCTCCCGCGGGTGGCGGGGGACCGACCGGGGAGCGAGGCCGCGACGGACCGGGCGGTGGTCGGCGCGCTGCTCGTCCAGCTCGACCGCAAGATATCGGTGATCCACGCGTTCGGCCACGGCTTCGCGCGCCGCTACGACGTCCAGCAGGGCGACGTCCACGCGGTCGTCGCCCCGCACGTCCTCGCGTACCTCTTCGACGAGGTCGACGCGAGCCGGCGGGCGCTCGCGGCCGGGCTCGGCGTCGACGTCGACGGGCGCGACGACGACGCGATCGCGGAGGACGTCGTCGACGCTGTCGCCGCGGTCCGCGACGACCTCCCCGTCCCGTCGCGCCTCCGAGACGTTCCGGCGACCGAGGAGGGAGACCTGCCCGCGATCGCCGAGTACGTCGTCGACGACTGGTGTATGGACCGGGCGCCCGAGGGCCTCGACACGACGCCGGAGGCGATCGAGGGCGTGCTGCGCGCGGCGTGGTGA
- the lrpA1 gene encoding HTH-type transcriptional regulator LrpA1: MSTVSTEERILSVLEEDAQASCAEIADRADVSKPTVRKYIDRLEERGVIVGYSAEVDPKKLSSQSIAMVGMDVDSGKYVGATRELKELEEVQALYTSSGDHMLMAEVRAGDGDELGDVISEKLLAIDGVTAAHPSFLQERLK; the protein is encoded by the coding sequence ATGAGTACGGTATCGACGGAAGAGCGGATCCTGTCGGTGTTAGAGGAGGACGCGCAGGCCTCCTGCGCGGAGATCGCCGACCGGGCCGACGTCTCGAAACCGACGGTGCGCAAGTATATCGACCGCCTCGAGGAGAGGGGCGTGATCGTCGGGTACTCGGCGGAGGTCGACCCGAAGAAGCTCTCGTCGCAGTCGATCGCCATGGTCGGGATGGACGTCGACTCCGGGAAGTACGTGGGGGCGACCCGCGAGCTGAAAGAGCTCGAGGAGGTGCAGGCGCTGTACACCTCCTCGGGCGACCACATGCTGATGGCCGAGGTGCGCGCCGGCGACGGCGACGAGCTCGGCGACGTCATCTCCGAAAAGCTGCTGGCGATCGACGGCGTCACCGCCGCGCACCCCTCGTTTCTGCAGGAGCGTCTGAAGTGA
- the gyrB gene encoding DNA topoisomerase (ATP-hydrolyzing) subunit B, translating into MPEQSEYGAGQIQVLEGLQAVRKRPAMYIGSTDGRGLHHLVYEVVDNSIDEALAGYCDDITVTIHGDGSVSVSDDGRGIPVDTHEKYDRPALEVIMTVLHAGGKFDSKSYQVSGGLHGVGVSVVNALSERLEVEVKRDGGVYRHEFARGEPVEDGFERVRDMDEGEDTGTYIRFWPDGEIFETNEFEFSTLANRLRELAFLNSGVAITLADERDADGDADDAGDEQTFLYDGGIREFVGYLNETRTPIHEDVIYFADEDEDIHVEVAMQATEELQGSVHAFANNINTREGGTHLTGFKTALTRTVNDYANEHGLVDDLDANLKGEDVREGLTAVISVKHPDPQFEGQTKTKLGNSEVRGIVESATHEKLGTFFEENPDTARKVVHKAAEAARARKAAKKAEELTRRKSALESTALPGKLADCQTRDPTEAELFVVEGDSAGGSAKQGRNRENQAILPLKGKILNVEKHRLDRILENDEIRALITAIGAGIGEEFDIEDARYNKIILMTDADVDGAHIRTLLLTLLYRHMKPLLEAGYVYAAQPPLYRVRYRGETYDAMTEAERDRIVEEECDGNPDQVQRFKGLGEMNPDQLWDTTMDPENRILKQINIDDAAAADRMFNVLMGDAVEPRKQFIKEHATEAEWVDI; encoded by the coding sequence ATGCCAGAGCAGAGTGAATACGGAGCCGGCCAGATCCAGGTCCTCGAGGGCCTGCAGGCCGTCCGTAAACGTCCGGCGATGTATATCGGGTCCACGGACGGTCGAGGGTTACACCATCTCGTCTACGAGGTCGTCGACAACTCCATCGACGAGGCCCTCGCGGGATACTGCGACGACATCACGGTCACCATCCACGGGGACGGCTCCGTCAGCGTCAGCGACGACGGGCGCGGGATCCCGGTCGACACCCACGAGAAGTACGACCGGCCGGCGCTCGAAGTGATCATGACCGTCCTCCACGCCGGCGGGAAGTTCGACTCGAAGTCCTACCAGGTCTCCGGCGGGCTCCACGGCGTCGGCGTCAGCGTCGTCAACGCCCTCTCCGAGCGGCTGGAGGTCGAGGTCAAACGCGACGGCGGCGTCTACCGCCACGAGTTCGCCCGCGGCGAGCCGGTCGAGGACGGGTTCGAGCGCGTCCGCGACATGGACGAGGGCGAGGACACCGGGACGTACATCCGCTTCTGGCCCGACGGCGAGATCTTCGAGACGAACGAGTTCGAGTTCTCGACGCTCGCCAACCGCCTGCGCGAGCTGGCCTTCCTCAACTCCGGGGTCGCCATCACGCTCGCCGACGAGCGCGACGCGGACGGCGACGCCGACGACGCGGGCGACGAGCAGACGTTCCTCTACGACGGCGGCATCCGCGAGTTCGTCGGCTACCTCAACGAGACGCGGACGCCCATCCACGAGGACGTCATCTACTTCGCGGACGAGGACGAGGACATCCACGTCGAGGTCGCGATGCAGGCGACCGAGGAGCTGCAGGGCTCCGTCCACGCGTTCGCGAACAACATCAACACCCGCGAGGGGGGCACCCACCTCACCGGGTTCAAGACCGCCCTGACGCGGACCGTCAACGACTACGCCAACGAGCACGGCCTCGTCGACGACCTCGACGCGAACCTCAAGGGCGAGGACGTCCGCGAGGGGCTCACGGCGGTCATCTCCGTGAAACACCCCGACCCGCAGTTCGAGGGGCAGACGAAGACGAAGCTCGGCAACAGCGAGGTCCGCGGCATCGTCGAGTCCGCGACCCACGAGAAGCTCGGCACGTTCTTCGAGGAGAACCCCGACACCGCCCGGAAGGTCGTCCACAAGGCCGCGGAGGCCGCCCGGGCGCGCAAGGCCGCGAAGAAGGCCGAGGAGCTCACGCGCCGGAAGTCCGCGCTGGAGTCGACGGCGCTGCCCGGCAAGCTCGCCGACTGCCAGACCCGCGACCCCACGGAGGCGGAGCTGTTCGTGGTCGAGGGCGACTCCGCCGGCGGCTCGGCGAAGCAGGGCCGGAACCGCGAGAATCAGGCGATTCTTCCGCTTAAAGGGAAGATCCTCAACGTCGAGAAACACCGGCTCGACCGCATCCTGGAGAACGACGAGATCCGCGCGCTGATCACCGCGATCGGCGCGGGGATCGGCGAGGAGTTCGACATCGAGGACGCCCGGTACAACAAGATCATCCTGATGACTGACGCCGACGTCGACGGCGCACACATCCGGACCCTCCTCTTGACCCTCTTATACCGCCACATGAAGCCCCTGCTGGAGGCGGGCTACGTGTACGCGGCCCAACCGCCCCTCTATCGCGTCCGCTATCGCGGCGAGACGTACGACGCGATGACGGAAGCGGAGCGCGACCGGATCGTCGAGGAGGAGTGCGACGGGAACCCGGACCAGGTCCAGCGGTTCAAGGGGCTCGGCGAGATGAACCCCGACCAGCTGTGGGACACGACGATGGACCCGGAAAACCGTATCCTCAAGCAGATCAACATCGATGACGCGGCCGCCGCCGACCGCATGTTCAACGTGCTGATGGGCGACGCGGTCGAGCCGCGGAAGCAGTTCATCAAGGAGCACGCGACCGAGGCTGAGTGGGTGGACATATGA
- the gyrA gene encoding DNA gyrase subunit A: MSSDIPDADPNDVRAAQVTNARIEDEMEQSYIDYAMSVIAGRALPDVRDGLKPVHRRILYAMHEAGVTSNSSHRKSSSIVGETMGDYHPHGDSAIYDTLARMAQDFSMRYPLVDGQGNFGSVDGDPPAAMRYTEARMAPIAEELLADIERDTVDFTSNYDDRLEEPEVLPSAVPHLLVNGSSGIAVGMSTNIPPHNLGEVVDATVELIENPDATVEDLMEHVKGPDFPTGANIVGRNAVHEAYKTGRGRVRVRAEFEVDEEEGRIVISELPFQQNKSRLVERIAEDVNEGAIEGIRDLRDESDRDGMRIVIELKRDAMAEVVKNQLLESHLERTFGVINLALVDGSPQVLDLKETLRHYVEHRREVVRRRSEHELAEREDRAHILEGRLKALEQVDDVVETIQNSDDRDAAKAALEAEYEFSEAQAAHIVRMQLGSLTSMETQEIESEYEDVTARIERLETVLDDPDELDAVIVDELQEMKDEYGDERRTSFIEDVGNVTHEDLIPEEECVVVMTEDDYIKRMPLDTFRAQNRGGKGIIGTGLKDGDRVSSVFAANSHDYLLVFTNRGQIYELKTYEIPEMSRTARGKSAVNLLDLDGGEEIEAVVNTEDLDDDEFLTMVTRDGYIKRTAVDEFGNIRSTGIRAIRLEDGDELVDVEVTDGDRDIVIGSRNGMAIRFDESEARAMGRTARGVIGIDLREGDAVAGVAAIDDEYHNWVLTVTENGYGKRSDLDEYRLQSRNGKGLIDIKTGDRNGEAVAIEAVTYGDHLVAMSGDGQIMRTRVEEISTVSRNTKGVIVMNLEADDEVASVDIVPEAAYADDGAGDEKTAADEGDADADLSTDADLSTDDDLPTDAE, from the coding sequence ATGAGCTCGGACATCCCCGACGCCGACCCGAACGACGTCCGCGCCGCGCAGGTGACGAACGCCCGCATCGAGGACGAGATGGAGCAGTCGTACATCGACTACGCGATGTCGGTCATCGCGGGCCGCGCGCTCCCCGACGTGCGCGACGGGCTCAAGCCCGTCCACCGGCGCATCCTCTACGCGATGCACGAGGCGGGCGTCACGAGCAACTCCTCGCACCGGAAGTCCTCCTCCATCGTCGGCGAGACGATGGGGGACTACCACCCGCACGGCGACAGCGCCATCTACGACACGCTCGCGCGGATGGCCCAGGACTTCTCGATGCGGTACCCACTCGTCGACGGACAGGGGAACTTCGGCTCCGTCGACGGCGACCCGCCGGCCGCGATGCGGTACACGGAGGCCCGGATGGCCCCCATCGCCGAGGAGCTGTTGGCCGACATCGAACGCGACACCGTCGACTTCACCTCCAACTACGACGACCGCCTGGAGGAGCCGGAGGTGTTGCCCTCGGCGGTGCCGCACCTGCTCGTCAACGGCTCCTCCGGGATCGCGGTGGGGATGTCGACCAACATCCCGCCGCACAACCTCGGCGAGGTCGTCGACGCGACGGTCGAGCTGATCGAGAACCCCGACGCGACCGTCGAGGACCTGATGGAGCACGTCAAGGGGCCGGACTTCCCGACCGGCGCGAACATCGTCGGCCGCAACGCGGTCCACGAGGCGTACAAGACGGGCCGCGGTCGCGTCCGCGTCCGCGCCGAGTTCGAGGTCGACGAGGAGGAGGGCCGGATCGTCATAAGCGAGCTCCCCTTCCAGCAGAACAAGTCCCGGCTCGTCGAGCGGATCGCCGAGGACGTCAACGAGGGCGCGATCGAGGGCATTCGCGACCTCCGCGACGAGTCCGACCGCGACGGGATGCGCATCGTCATCGAACTCAAGCGCGACGCGATGGCGGAGGTCGTCAAGAACCAGCTGTTAGAGAGCCACCTCGAGCGCACCTTCGGCGTCATCAACCTCGCGCTGGTCGACGGCTCGCCGCAGGTGCTCGACTTAAAAGAGACGCTCCGTCACTACGTCGAGCACCGCCGAGAGGTCGTGCGCCGGCGCTCCGAGCACGAGCTCGCGGAGCGGGAGGACCGCGCGCACATCCTCGAGGGCAGGCTGAAAGCGCTCGAACAGGTCGACGACGTGGTCGAGACCATCCAGAACTCCGACGACCGCGACGCCGCGAAGGCGGCGCTCGAGGCCGAGTACGAGTTCAGCGAGGCGCAGGCGGCCCACATCGTCCGGATGCAGCTCGGGTCGCTCACCTCGATGGAGACCCAGGAGATCGAGTCCGAGTACGAGGACGTCACCGCTCGGATCGAGCGGCTGGAGACGGTCCTCGACGACCCCGACGAGCTCGACGCCGTGATCGTCGACGAGCTGCAAGAGATGAAAGACGAGTACGGCGACGAGCGCCGCACGAGCTTCATCGAGGACGTCGGCAACGTCACCCACGAGGACCTCATCCCGGAGGAGGAGTGCGTCGTCGTGATGACCGAGGACGACTACATCAAGCGGATGCCGCTGGACACGTTCCGAGCGCAGAACCGCGGCGGCAAGGGGATCATCGGCACCGGCCTCAAGGACGGGGACCGCGTCTCCTCCGTCTTCGCCGCCAACTCCCACGACTACCTGCTCGTCTTCACCAACCGCGGGCAGATCTACGAGCTGAAGACGTACGAGATCCCGGAGATGTCCCGGACCGCCCGCGGGAAGTCCGCGGTCAACCTCCTCGATCTGGACGGCGGCGAGGAGATCGAGGCGGTGGTGAACACGGAGGATCTCGACGACGACGAGTTCCTCACGATGGTCACCCGCGACGGGTACATCAAGCGGACCGCCGTCGACGAGTTCGGCAACATCAGGTCGACGGGGATCCGCGCGATCCGGCTGGAGGACGGCGACGAGCTCGTCGACGTCGAGGTGACCGACGGCGACCGCGACATCGTCATCGGGAGCCGGAACGGGATGGCGATCCGCTTCGACGAGTCGGAGGCGCGCGCGATGGGCCGGACCGCCCGGGGCGTGATCGGGATCGACCTCCGCGAGGGCGACGCCGTCGCCGGCGTGGCCGCCATCGACGACGAGTACCACAACTGGGTGCTCACCGTCACGGAGAACGGCTACGGGAAGCGCTCCGACCTCGACGAGTACCGCCTGCAGTCTCGCAACGGGAAGGGGCTGATCGACATCAAGACCGGCGACCGCAACGGCGAGGCGGTCGCCATCGAGGCGGTCACCTACGGCGACCACCTGGTCGCGATGAGCGGCGACGGCCAGATCATGCGGACCCGCGTCGAGGAG
- a CDS encoding GNAT family N-acetyltransferase: MHVRAARPDDAETLRTAVSRAREATVFDDIGSPLLDVSAAGVREAAAEAEWSFLMEDEDGPVGVAIAHPDAEGTEAELLALWVHPNHAGEGVAAELLSRVASSVTDRDVDTLRASVPADSPGAQEFFAAHGFSPRGTRRGHAGDESIVVADACELR; the protein is encoded by the coding sequence ATGCATGTCCGGGCGGCGCGGCCCGACGACGCGGAGACGCTACGGACGGCGGTCTCGCGTGCCCGCGAGGCGACCGTCTTCGACGACATCGGATCCCCTCTTCTGGACGTGTCCGCCGCCGGCGTCCGCGAGGCCGCCGCGGAGGCGGAGTGGTCGTTCCTGATGGAGGACGAGGACGGTCCCGTCGGCGTCGCCATCGCGCATCCCGACGCCGAGGGAACGGAGGCGGAGCTGCTCGCGCTGTGGGTCCATCCGAACCACGCGGGCGAGGGAGTCGCCGCCGAACTGCTCTCTCGCGTCGCGTCGTCGGTGACCGACCGCGACGTCGACACGCTCCGGGCGAGCGTCCCCGCCGACAGCCCCGGCGCGCAGGAGTTCTTCGCCGCGCACGGGTTCAGCCCGCGCGGGACCCGGCGGGGCCACGCCGGCGACGAATCGATAGTCGTCGCCGACGCGTGCGAGCTCCGGTGA
- the ileS gene encoding isoleucine--tRNA ligase has product MDDIDDQYAPADVESAVDEYWDDADAYEAAKEAHADDPPFFFVDGPPYTSGQMHLGTAWNKTLKDAIIRHKRMTGHRVTDRPGYDMHGLPIEVKVEEELGFENKRDIEEYGMESFIEKCKEFAVTNRAAMDEDFKSIGVWMNFEDPYETIDPEYMEAAWWAFSNVADNGLVEQGKRSISQCPRCETGLANNEVEYEDVEDPSIYVKFPLADREGSLVIWTTTPWTIPANTFVAVDEDLTYNAVRAERDGEEELLYVAAECVEDVLQEGRYESYEVEAELTGDELVGWAYDHPLADHVAEYPDFEGAGRVYAADYVEADRTGLVHSAPGHGEEDFHRGTELGLDIYCPVGPNGEFSEAAGEYAGQFVRDANDDIVEDLVADGHMLAHGTVDHSYGHCWRCDTGIIQLVTDQWFISITDVKDDLLDNMEESEWHPQWARDNRFRDFIEDAPDWNVSRQRYWGVPIPIWVPDDAEAGNLDEDMIVIGTREELAERVEEDIDPDSIDLHRPAVDDLTIVENGVTYRRVEDVFDVWLDSSVASWGTLGYPSEEEAHDELWPADLIVEAHDQTRGWFWSQLGMGTAAVGEVPYEEVLMHGFANDEDGRKMSKSVGNIVTPEEAIERAGRDPLRTYLLSHDQQGVDLAFEWDGLGELQGKLNILWNVFRFPLEYMDLDGYDPAEADLSDGELELVDEWVLSRLQSVETEVTEAWADYRVSDAVNAVIEFVTQDVSRFYVKAVRDRMWEEADSASKRGAYATLATVLDEVVRLLAPIAPYMTERMYQTLDGSATTVHQLDYPEPDDGLRDPDLERDVAVLRDVEEAAANARQQAGRKLRWPVPRVVVESDDDEVTAAVERLADLIGERVNAREVTVTAAFDELVETAEPQMAEIGPAFGADAQKVMDAVQGATRAAVEGGEVTVDGEPVDLDDAMVEYVAEPPENVSGADFEGGTVYVDTSLTPEIESEGYARDVIRRIQEMRKELDLDVEARIRVGVAVDDDRIAGFVDEHADLIAGEVRADEWLDDPSDAADDGDGLVEEWDVEDVVVTIGIEPVA; this is encoded by the coding sequence ATGGACGATATCGACGACCAGTACGCGCCCGCGGACGTCGAGTCGGCGGTCGACGAGTACTGGGACGACGCGGACGCGTACGAGGCGGCGAAGGAGGCGCACGCCGACGACCCGCCCTTCTTCTTCGTGGACGGGCCGCCGTACACCTCCGGGCAGATGCACCTCGGCACGGCGTGGAACAAGACGCTGAAAGACGCGATCATCCGCCACAAGCGGATGACCGGCCACCGCGTCACCGACCGCCCGGGCTACGACATGCACGGGCTCCCGATCGAGGTGAAAGTCGAGGAGGAGCTCGGCTTCGAGAACAAGCGGGACATCGAAGAGTACGGGATGGAGTCGTTCATCGAGAAGTGCAAGGAGTTCGCCGTCACCAACCGCGCGGCGATGGACGAGGACTTCAAATCCATCGGCGTCTGGATGAACTTCGAGGACCCCTACGAGACGATCGACCCCGAGTACATGGAGGCCGCGTGGTGGGCGTTCTCGAACGTCGCCGACAACGGGCTCGTCGAGCAGGGGAAGCGCTCCATCTCGCAGTGCCCGCGCTGCGAGACCGGGCTCGCCAACAACGAGGTCGAGTACGAGGACGTCGAAGACCCCTCGATCTACGTGAAATTCCCGCTCGCCGACCGCGAGGGCAGCCTCGTCATCTGGACGACGACGCCGTGGACGATCCCCGCCAACACCTTCGTCGCCGTCGACGAGGATCTCACCTACAACGCGGTCCGCGCCGAGCGGGACGGCGAGGAGGAGCTGCTCTACGTCGCCGCCGAGTGCGTCGAGGACGTGCTCCAGGAGGGCCGCTACGAGTCGTACGAGGTCGAGGCCGAGCTCACGGGCGACGAGCTCGTCGGCTGGGCGTACGACCACCCGCTCGCCGACCACGTCGCCGAGTACCCCGACTTCGAGGGCGCCGGCCGGGTGTACGCCGCCGACTACGTCGAGGCCGACCGCACCGGGCTCGTCCACTCCGCGCCGGGTCACGGTGAGGAGGACTTCCACCGCGGCACGGAGCTGGGACTCGACATCTACTGCCCCGTCGGCCCCAACGGCGAGTTCTCCGAGGCGGCCGGCGAGTACGCCGGCCAGTTCGTGCGCGACGCCAACGACGACATCGTCGAGGACCTCGTCGCCGACGGCCACATGCTCGCGCACGGCACCGTCGACCACAGCTACGGCCACTGCTGGCGCTGTGACACCGGGATCATCCAGCTGGTCACCGACCAGTGGTTCATCTCGATCACGGACGTGAAGGATGACCTCCTCGACAACATGGAGGAGTCCGAGTGGCACCCCCAGTGGGCCCGGGACAACCGGTTCCGCGACTTCATCGAGGACGCGCCCGACTGGAACGTCTCCCGGCAGCGCTACTGGGGCGTCCCGATCCCGATCTGGGTGCCCGATGACGCCGAGGCGGGGAACCTCGACGAGGACATGATCGTGATCGGCACCCGCGAGGAGCTCGCCGAGCGCGTCGAGGAGGACATCGACCCCGACTCGATCGACCTCCACCGCCCCGCCGTCGACGACCTGACGATCGTCGAAAACGGCGTCACGTACCGCCGCGTCGAGGACGTGTTCGACGTGTGGCTCGACTCGTCGGTCGCCAGCTGGGGCACGCTCGGCTACCCGTCCGAGGAGGAGGCCCACGACGAGCTGTGGCCCGCCGACCTCATCGTCGAGGCGCACGACCAGACCCGCGGCTGGTTCTGGTCGCAGCTCGGCATGGGAACCGCCGCAGTCGGCGAGGTCCCCTACGAGGAGGTGCTGATGCACGGGTTCGCCAACGACGAGGACGGCCGCAAGATGTCGAAGTCGGTCGGCAACATCGTCACTCCGGAGGAGGCGATCGAGCGCGCCGGCCGCGACCCGCTCCGCACGTACCTCCTCAGCCACGACCAGCAGGGGGTCGACCTCGCGTTCGAGTGGGACGGGCTCGGCGAGCTGCAGGGGAAACTCAACATCCTCTGGAACGTGTTCCGCTTCCCGCTGGAGTACATGGACCTGGACGGCTACGACCCCGCGGAGGCCGACCTCTCGGACGGCGAGTTAGAGCTCGTCGACGAGTGGGTGCTCTCCCGGCTCCAGTCCGTCGAGACCGAGGTGACCGAGGCGTGGGCCGACTACCGCGTCAGCGACGCGGTCAACGCCGTCATCGAGTTCGTCACGCAGGACGTCTCGCGGTTCTACGTGAAGGCCGTCCGCGACCGGATGTGGGAGGAGGCGGACTCCGCGTCGAAGCGCGGCGCCTACGCGACGCTCGCGACCGTCCTCGACGAGGTGGTCCGGCTGCTGGCCCCGATCGCCCCGTACATGACCGAGCGGATGTACCAGACGCTCGACGGGTCGGCGACCACCGTCCACCAGCTCGACTACCCGGAGCCCGACGACGGGCTCCGCGATCCCGATCTGGAGCGCGACGTGGCCGTCCTCCGCGACGTCGAGGAGGCCGCGGCGAACGCCCGCCAGCAGGCGGGCCGCAAGCTCCGCTGGCCCGTGCCGCGCGTGGTCGTCGAGAGCGACGACGACGAGGTGACCGCCGCGGTCGAGCGCCTCGCCGACCTGATCGGCGAGCGCGTCAACGCCCGCGAGGTGACCGTCACCGCCGCGTTCGACGAGCTCGTCGAGACCGCGGAGCCGCAGATGGCCGAGATCGGCCCCGCCTTCGGCGCCGACGCCCAGAAGGTGATGGACGCGGTGCAGGGCGCGACCCGCGCGGCGGTCGAGGGCGGCGAGGTGACCGTCGACGGCGAGCCCGTCGACCTCGACGACGCGATGGTCGAGTACGTCGCCGAACCGCCGGAGAACGTCTCCGGCGCCGACTTCGAGGGCGGCACCGTCTACGTCGACACGTCGCTCACCCCCGAAATCGAGTCGGAGGGGTACGCCCGCGACGTGATCCGCCGGATCCAGGAGATGCGCAAGGAGCTCGACTTAGACGTCGAGGCGCGGATCCGCGTGGGGGTCGCCGTCGACGACGACCGGATCGCCGGCTTCGTCGACGAGCACGCCGACCTGATCGCCGGCGAGGTGCGCGCCGACGAGTGGCTCGACGACCCGAGCGACGCGGCCGACGACGGGGACGGCCTCGTCGAGGAGTGGGACGTCGAGGACGTCGTCGTGACGATCGGGATCGAGCCGGTCGCGTAG